Proteins encoded by one window of Novipirellula artificiosorum:
- a CDS encoding outer membrane protein assembly factor BamB family protein: MNIAHGWHMGVTKSQFKKISMCVTTQNLFYQLVRSTFLTLLLFLQLNGFAFAGDNLLDGVVLNHSSGDDEIDRIRQEIKTHPTDESNYVYRGTMARLWAAALGHQGAVTGGRFSPVNLQTERIASIPNEKERKKLIARYGNMIDEGYRVLESIQEEIGINSSKKLTPFMSDPKSVKPPVKTETPWSQYQGTLTHVGNNGTEGPVYGRIAWDFPVGLAWESKPVVEGDKVYLTSPGVRNMLFTLDINTGKVVDSAKKTPLPGSVYSNPATASSPILLKDHILLRELGSRGNAGPAKEVVYINKTTGQVDKEVHAGHVDYRVGYAPLAANEKYMVYPFAIHELEQTPPDVQAFSHIICKDTKTGELIRDIHVGQTFAEPLLQDNMVYIGVNDGYVYRFDASEADQPSSRSVMARDQEVTWRFKAGGAVNRKMAVDAKQVYFGANDGSVYSLNKITGKLIWKYTVEKPVPEAFRHFSTPRVTGNYVFIGSADKNLYCLDASSGKVVFEHASSDWIRACPVATDTHVYFASMNGEIYNVDYSGRQPKEVWKKRIGEHWIYADLALSDNKLLLNDSDLYSYCVDTDKGDVLWRFSVLKSFYQEDGYRVYTDRVAGGTYYQSKAIAVDGQIFIGTPSRFIYSLDAETGEEIWKYEIGAAISGAPVYDDNKIYVGQQGGEDDFYCLDAKTGKLIWKQNVGWVWGSAAAGDGLVFIPGIDGYVNCLDGNSGNIIWRYRTDKSVCSEPMVMGDYVYFGGWDTFLYKFEKRTGKLAWKYAGGGSDSGVTIGFDGKLILPGAGMTCIDDETTELLWRPVLEGSSNGTPAYHDGQVFVSMWSGEMVALDAKTGNRNWSLAGASGITAPVVGSNGYVYSGARGNPFFSAYHEKGNENGSTDCLFRVRMANGLEESTPALYRGRAYVLSGGGYFYAIE; encoded by the coding sequence ATGAACATCGCTCACGGGTGGCACATGGGTGTTACAAAAAGCCAATTTAAGAAGATAAGTATGTGCGTAACAACACAAAACCTATTCTACCAACTCGTTCGCAGTACATTCCTGACATTGCTGCTATTCCTGCAATTGAATGGATTTGCATTCGCCGGAGACAATCTGCTGGACGGTGTTGTCTTGAACCATAGCAGTGGGGATGATGAAATCGACCGGATACGCCAAGAAATAAAGACGCATCCCACGGACGAAAGCAACTACGTCTATCGTGGAACCATGGCAAGGTTATGGGCAGCGGCCCTGGGGCATCAAGGCGCTGTCACCGGAGGAAGGTTCAGCCCGGTAAACCTTCAGACAGAACGTATTGCATCCATTCCGAACGAAAAGGAGCGTAAGAAGTTAATCGCCAGGTACGGAAATATGATTGATGAAGGCTATCGCGTTCTTGAATCAATCCAAGAGGAGATAGGAATCAATTCCTCAAAGAAACTGACTCCATTCATGTCGGATCCAAAGAGCGTAAAGCCGCCCGTTAAAACCGAAACACCATGGTCGCAATATCAAGGAACATTGACGCATGTAGGCAATAATGGAACCGAGGGGCCTGTCTATGGTCGAATCGCTTGGGATTTCCCTGTTGGTCTCGCGTGGGAATCAAAACCTGTTGTCGAAGGAGATAAAGTTTACCTAACGTCTCCGGGGGTGCGAAACATGCTATTTACCCTCGATATAAACACCGGGAAAGTTGTCGATTCTGCGAAGAAGACACCGTTGCCGGGCAGTGTATACAGTAATCCGGCCACTGCTTCATCGCCAATCCTACTCAAGGATCATATACTGCTTCGTGAACTTGGCAGTCGAGGTAACGCTGGACCCGCCAAAGAAGTTGTCTATATCAACAAAACAACGGGGCAAGTGGACAAAGAAGTCCATGCCGGGCATGTTGATTATCGAGTTGGGTATGCCCCTCTTGCTGCCAATGAAAAGTATATGGTTTATCCCTTTGCTATCCATGAACTCGAACAAACTCCGCCTGACGTACAAGCATTCAGTCATATCATTTGTAAGGATACTAAAACAGGAGAGCTGATTAGGGATATCCACGTTGGCCAAACTTTTGCGGAGCCGCTACTCCAAGACAATATGGTTTATATCGGAGTCAATGACGGATATGTCTATCGCTTTGATGCATCTGAAGCGGACCAGCCGAGTAGTCGGTCTGTCATGGCCAGGGACCAGGAAGTGACCTGGAGGTTCAAAGCAGGTGGGGCGGTGAACCGAAAGATGGCCGTGGATGCAAAACAAGTCTACTTCGGCGCAAATGATGGATCCGTATACAGCCTCAACAAAATAACTGGGAAGCTCATCTGGAAATATACGGTTGAAAAGCCCGTTCCCGAGGCATTTCGCCATTTCTCCACTCCACGGGTAACGGGCAATTATGTGTTTATCGGTTCAGCCGACAAAAATCTGTATTGTCTAGATGCTTCCAGCGGCAAAGTTGTATTTGAGCATGCATCCAGCGACTGGATTCGTGCCTGCCCGGTGGCAACGGACACCCATGTCTATTTTGCCTCCATGAACGGCGAGATTTATAATGTCGATTACAGTGGGAGGCAGCCAAAAGAAGTGTGGAAAAAACGTATTGGAGAGCATTGGATTTATGCAGATCTTGCACTGTCAGACAACAAACTACTATTAAACGATTCCGATCTTTATAGCTACTGTGTCGACACCGATAAGGGTGATGTCCTGTGGCGATTCAGTGTACTCAAATCATTTTATCAAGAAGATGGTTACAGGGTATACACCGATCGGGTAGCCGGCGGTACGTACTACCAGTCCAAAGCGATTGCGGTCGATGGGCAGATATTCATTGGAACCCCTTCACGGTTTATCTATTCCCTCGATGCTGAGACCGGCGAAGAAATTTGGAAATATGAAATAGGAGCCGCGATATCGGGAGCACCCGTTTACGACGACAACAAAATTTATGTCGGTCAGCAGGGTGGTGAAGATGATTTTTATTGTTTGGATGCCAAAACAGGCAAGCTGATCTGGAAACAGAATGTTGGCTGGGTGTGGGGATCCGCAGCAGCCGGTGACGGATTGGTATTCATTCCGGGTATAGATGGTTATGTCAATTGTCTGGACGGCAATAGTGGCAACATCATCTGGCGTTATCGTACGGATAAATCAGTATGCAGCGAGCCCATGGTGATGGGGGATTACGTGTATTTCGGAGGCTGGGATACATTCCTGTATAAGTTTGAAAAGCGAACCGGAAAGCTGGCTTGGAAATACGCAGGCGGTGGTTCCGATTCAGGTGTAACCATAGGATTCGACGGCAAACTCATTTTACCCGGTGCTGGCATGACTTGCATCGACGATGAAACGACCGAATTGCTCTGGAGACCTGTTTTGGAAGGTAGCAGCAATGGTACCCCAGCATACCACGATGGGCAGGTATTTGTTTCGATGTGGTCAGGCGAAATGGTGGCATTGGATGCGAAAACCGGAAACAGGAATTGGTCTCTGGCCGGGGCGTCAGGAATTACGGCTCCTGTTGTTGGAAGCAACGGTTACGTCTACTCCGGAGCACGCGGCAACCCGTTTTTTAGTGCCTATCATGAAAAAGGGAATGAAAATGGATCAACCGACTGTTTGTTCCGAGTCAGGATGGCAAACGGACTTGAAGAATCCACACCTGCGCTCTATCGGGGCAGAGCCTATGTGCTTAGTGGTGGAGGATATTTCTATGCCATCGAATAG